The Primulina huaijiensis isolate GDHJ02 chromosome 18, ASM1229523v2, whole genome shotgun sequence DNA window TCTTTTATGGATATTTTTTGTGATTTCTTATTGAATAGGTGACTCCATTGGGAGTTCCTGATGTCATCTTCTCCACAGAGGTACTTGGTCAAGTAAAGTTTCAGCAGTTTGAAACGTTCATTTTCCTGGGGAAGAGGGAATTCGATAACCTCATCAATCCGATCAGTCACAGCACTGTCAAGATCTCCAGGTCTGTTTGTGGCTAGAACAAGAACAACATCTCTAGACTGGTCTCCAGTACGGAAGAGCAAAGCATTAAGGGCACTTCTTTGAGCTTCGCTCATGTGTTTGCTGTTACGTCTGCATGAAAAGATATCGGGGTATGCTTAACACACATTAGTAGGAAAGAATATGTAATATTTATAGATGTAAATTAATGCTTAGCAGCCTGAGATTTCTCTAAAGGTACCAGCGCGggaactaaaaaaaaatataaggaTTCATAAATACAATGAGTTGTGCATGAAAACAATTTATATTTATGGTGATTTTAAGTGTTCAGTAATAACTCCATTCTGTCCAATACGTTTAAACGTTAAATTTCTCCTCCTCCTTGGTAGCAGGCTAGCAGCTATAGCCAAAATATAACATTCAGGCCTTAGCATCATGATCACAATAAAAAAGTTACTTACTCGCATAGAAAAGCATCAGCCTCATCGATGAAGAGGAGCAAACCTTTCTTTGACTTTTTTGACCAATCAAATATGTCATGTATTTTGGTAACAGCTTGCGCTCCCAATGGTGCAACATCTCCTCCTGTCATCATGGCATAATCCAGGCCCTGCAAATATTAATCTGAAGTTGTTTATGTGCATGTGTTGTATGGAAGATCATAATACTCACTAGTAATTTAAGAAATCCGATATAAAGACGTACCGATTTTCGGGCTATTTCCCTAGCAACCATGGTTTTACCAGTACCAGGGGGTCCATAAAATAGCATATTCCGAAATGGTGCCTGGTGGACTTTGGTATTTGATGTAGCTCGAGCAAGGTGCTCTATTCTCTTTTGCAGAGAAGGATGCAGAACAATGTCTCCAAGGGCAGATTTATTTTGTGCAGGTGATGCCGCCCCAGCTACTGTACTATATTTAACCACTTTATCAGCTGCTCGAGAACCTATCCCTGACCATGGAAACTTTGCCATAGATGATTCCCGGATCAAAGATGGCTGACCAAGAATCCTATTGACATAGCCCCAGATAACTCGAGCACCTTCCCTGAGCACAAAAAGGATTTTAAGGTAAAAAGCTGTTTCTTCTAAGCACAATAACAACATTATAACtaacaaattttaaagaattacTAAACTTCAGTGTTTTGGTACTGCAAAGTATTCAAAAGTGAATTATTTCAGATTCCTGAAATCAGACTAGAATGAGATGAGGTGAATAAGAATGAGATAGACATCAGTATTTTAACTTGCACGATGAGCTCCATATGCTTCGGGCATGAAAGGCAGTAGCAAATTAGTAGTGATTGATAAGAATACTCAGATGTTGCCCATGCAAAACTGGAGTCATTAAAGAAACCGAGAGCACAAACACGAGTAGGAACAAAAACATTTAGCAGCATTAAATCACGTTTCCGATTTCAAAAATACGGTAAATAAAGTAATACGGGGAAAAAGGAATTAAACCTAGTGGTATAAACTCCGGCAGCTAATGCAGTAGCTCCTCCAACTGTCATCACTAACCGACTCCTGTCAGTCAATAGAACTCGAAACCCCCCTGCATATTACGCATATATGTGACAAACTGCTACAGAAAATCTTTTTGAACCGCTATAGATGAATAACAGTCACCACTTAGTACTTCGAGTTCGAGCTTAAAATTTCCCCTGAAACTGAGTTAGAACGTAAAAATCCTAGAGCTCCACTCTAGTTTAATATGTTATATCATGAACGAaattataatgataaaatatttcaaatataaagaACTTTTAATAGAGAAACAATCATTTTAGAGCTGGAGTCCAGATAATATGCCTGGCCAGCTTGGACCCAAAGAATTTAAGACCTTGTTTCGGGCTCGACCTGTAGCAGTCTTTTAACCTATGTAGTCATAAATAACATGATTCTATCAACCCTGAAATAAAGCCCCACATTTTAGAATGAATGTTTAAAGCCCAAGCACATAAACTTTTCGACCTTGATTATTTACACCCCCAGTTTATGCCCCCACATCCACTTATACATTTGATTTCTTCGTAAATGCAAAAAGCATAGAGCAGAAGATACAAAATTTCCAAAGATCCAACATGCAAATCAAGATATACACCAAATtcaccaaaatttaattatagaaTCAGACTGGAAACAAAGTAATTAACACTTggtaaaataataaaagtaGGTGTCAAATCCAATAGCACTACAAGTAGAGATCCCTAACCTGATCTGAGGGTTGGAACAAAATTATGGGAATGTATGATGGAAATAACCAAGCTTTGGCTTAAAAAGgaaacataaatatttcaaagcaCGTGAGTACCTTCAATATGACTGAATGTTGTATTTATTGCAGCAAGCCATTTTTCTCTTTCACCATTTATCTTCTCTAGAAGCATTCTTCTGTTATGATCCTCAGTTAATTTTGCTTCATGTGCTCGGCCTTCTGCTTCAGCCATTGCCTTCACTCTTATTGTTTCTCGTTCTATTTCAGCTTTCTCTTTCTCTGTGTGACGTTGCTGAGCTTGAATCTGTTCTTCAGTGGCTCGCCTTGCCTGTTCTTTTCTTATGGATGACTCCTCTTGCATTTGGACCAATTCAGCATTATGTCGTCTCTGAGCTTCATTATCTGTCTGAATTTATGGCAGATGATTGAGATAACCATGCACAAATACTGCCAATGCACCTCACGCCTACCAAGATCTATGCTACATTTCAAATTGTTTCAAAACTGAGGGAGCAATGTATACAGATAGAAGCATACAAGTTTCTAAATTGATAGAtcaacttaaaaaaaatcaaacaattccTATTAAATTCTACTACCTCGATTTCTCATAATGACAGGACAAAAATAGTGATGACAGATACCTGCATTCTTTTCCGAGTCAATTCATCTTCGTATCTCATCATTTGTGCCTTAGCTTGAGCATGTTGTTGATACAGATTTCTCTGGTCTTCAGCCCACTTTTGCTGCTTGTCCTGGATATACAACGTTAGTTTTAGATTAATTTTGATACACTAAATATAGACCAACACAACTCCAAAATCAGGTCAATAATATGAGTTTTTGGTATGGGTTCAAAACAAATGCAAGCGGAATATA harbors:
- the LOC140964701 gene encoding uncharacterized protein, with translation MLGSRFSSWAALAAVATATAASSNTSSKGVYADGPFRFNPFSSSASPPSPPPDASATNPTGSEHQPAVDVSKRGFDPESLERGAKALREINNSPYSKQVFEVMRKQEESRLAELAAEKANFEAIQAHADIDKQQKWAEDQRNLYQQHAQAKAQMMRYEDELTRKRMQTDNEAQRRHNAELVQMQEESSIRKEQARRATEEQIQAQQRHTEKEKAEIERETIRVKAMAEAEGRAHEAKLTEDHNRRMLLEKINGEREKWLAAINTTFSHIEGGFRVLLTDRSRLVMTVGGATALAAGVYTTREGARVIWGYVNRILGQPSLIRESSMAKFPWSGIGSRAADKVVKYSTVAGAASPAQNKSALGDIVLHPSLQKRIEHLARATSNTKVHQAPFRNMLFYGPPGTGKTMVAREIARKSGLDYAMMTGGDVAPLGAQAVTKIHDIFDWSKKSKKGLLLFIDEADAFLCERNSKHMSEAQRSALNALLFRTGDQSRDVVLVLATNRPGDLDSAVTDRIDEVIEFPLPQENERFKLLKLYLTKYLCGEDDIRNSQWSHLFNKKSQKISIKDLSDNDIKEAAQKTEGFSGREIAKLMASVQAAVYGRPDCVLDSNLFKEIVDYKIAEHHQRIKLAAEGRESV